In a genomic window of Spirosoma agri:
- a CDS encoding SIR2 family NAD-dependent protein deacylase, whose product MKPRQKIVVLSGAGISAESGIPTFRASDGLWENHRIEDVATPEAWERNPDLVQDFYNQRRKQALSVQPNAGHLALVKLEQFFDVTIITQNVDNLHEKAGSSTVLHLHGELFKSRSTSNPELIYDIEGWELKRGDLCEKGFQLRPHIVWFGEAVPMMDVALEVTDQADLFIVVGTSLNVYPAAGLVYAVRKGVPIYVVDPNSPTVHSRANVTFLAEPATTGLTKLADQLISTALAS is encoded by the coding sequence ATGAAACCACGTCAGAAAATAGTCGTTTTATCCGGTGCTGGAATCAGCGCAGAAAGCGGAATTCCTACGTTTCGTGCCTCAGACGGGCTGTGGGAAAACCACCGTATCGAAGACGTGGCCACACCCGAAGCCTGGGAACGCAACCCCGATCTGGTTCAGGATTTTTATAATCAGCGCCGAAAACAAGCCCTCAGCGTTCAGCCCAACGCGGGTCATCTTGCGTTGGTGAAGCTGGAACAGTTTTTTGATGTGACGATCATTACCCAGAACGTCGATAATCTTCATGAGAAAGCGGGATCATCGACAGTTCTTCATCTTCACGGGGAGTTGTTTAAATCCCGTAGTACCAGTAATCCGGAACTGATTTACGACATCGAAGGATGGGAACTCAAGCGGGGTGACCTTTGCGAGAAAGGGTTTCAGTTACGCCCGCATATCGTCTGGTTTGGGGAGGCTGTTCCGATGATGGATGTTGCGCTGGAGGTAACGGATCAGGCCGATCTATTTATCGTTGTCGGTACATCGCTGAATGTGTATCCCGCAGCGGGGTTGGTGTATGCCGTTCGAAAAGGTGTGCCGATCTACGTTGTGGACCCCAACAGTCCAACTGTACATAGTCGCGCGAACGTGACGTTTCTGGCCGAACCAGCCACGACAGGGCTCACCAAGCTAGCGGATCAGCTCATAAGCACTGCACTTGCCTCCTAA
- a CDS encoding glycoside hydrolase family 20 protein has protein sequence MKYLLFCLLVSFSTFAQTTNQYNLIPFPARFVGQDGQFTLSASTRVLVSPGTDAAARSVAQIFVSQVKTTNGLALPVVTTSPALAKGANITLSINKKLALGDEGYKLTVTPARVIAEAATPKGLFYATQTMRQLLPVAQSTPVTMPACAITDKPRYGYRGLNLDVSRHFMPVAFVKKYIDLMAMHKQNTFHWHLTDDQGWRIEIKKYPRLTQIGSKRAETLIGQYSQNYPQQFDGKPHGGFYTQDEIRDVVRYAQSRFVTIVPEIEMPGHALAALTAYPELGCEPTKAYQVATKWGVFDDVFCPSDKTFGFLQDVLAEVMTLFPGKYIHIGGDECPKTAWKNSAFCQDLMKKNKLKDEHELQSYFIRRIEKFVNSKGRAIIGWDEILEGGLAPNATVMSWRGTAGGIAAAKQKHPVIMTPGATCYLDHYQGNPATEPLAIGGYLPLDQVYAYEPTPAELSPAEQNYILGVQGNVWTEYMPTSDHVEYMVFPRALALAEIAWIPKGPRNFEDFAQRLKNHLPRLNTVPVNYAKRLFDITATTQPNEQGQIQVRLTKLDSDSQIFYTTNGKEPSERTTEYIGPITLTKTTTIRAMTPTGGNLTQTFTLHKGKNKPYTYATELGNDSDAKTNKLTDGVRGDTPRSRREWANFFGNMDVTLDLGDVTSVTKVSLNFLKVILDKNFPPTSVSIAISRDGKDYKEAIDQPITYELTGPWDILPVVADFKTARARYVRIRAKNAGVCPADHPDAGQKTYFSTDEIVVE, from the coding sequence ATGAAGTATCTGCTTTTTTGTCTTCTAGTTTCCTTCTCCACGTTTGCCCAAACCACTAATCAATACAATCTGATTCCGTTTCCGGCGCGTTTCGTCGGTCAGGATGGGCAGTTTACGCTTTCCGCCAGTACCCGCGTTTTAGTGTCTCCCGGCACAGATGCAGCCGCCCGGTCAGTAGCGCAAATATTTGTTAGTCAGGTTAAAACAACGAACGGATTAGCCTTACCTGTTGTCACAACCAGTCCTGCGCTGGCAAAGGGGGCGAACATCACGTTATCCATCAACAAAAAACTAGCACTGGGTGACGAAGGGTACAAACTAACCGTTACCCCTGCCCGTGTCATTGCCGAAGCAGCGACGCCCAAGGGATTGTTTTATGCCACGCAAACCATGCGGCAATTGCTTCCCGTTGCTCAGTCAACACCGGTGACGATGCCCGCCTGTGCCATTACGGACAAACCGCGCTACGGTTACCGGGGCCTTAACCTCGACGTGTCGCGCCATTTTATGCCAGTAGCATTCGTCAAGAAATACATCGACCTGATGGCGATGCATAAACAAAATACGTTTCACTGGCACCTGACCGACGATCAGGGCTGGCGCATCGAGATCAAAAAGTACCCAAGACTAACGCAGATTGGCAGCAAACGGGCGGAAACGCTGATTGGCCAGTATAGCCAGAACTACCCACAGCAGTTTGATGGTAAGCCCCATGGCGGGTTCTACACGCAGGACGAGATTCGGGATGTGGTGCGTTACGCGCAAAGCCGGTTTGTAACCATCGTTCCTGAAATTGAAATGCCCGGTCATGCGCTGGCGGCCCTGACCGCGTACCCTGAACTCGGCTGCGAACCAACAAAAGCCTATCAGGTAGCGACCAAGTGGGGCGTTTTCGATGACGTATTTTGCCCATCGGATAAAACGTTCGGCTTTTTACAGGACGTGCTGGCCGAGGTAATGACGCTTTTCCCCGGAAAATACATTCACATTGGGGGCGACGAATGCCCCAAAACGGCCTGGAAGAATAGCGCGTTTTGTCAGGATTTGATGAAGAAAAATAAGCTCAAGGACGAACACGAGCTACAAAGCTATTTTATTCGTCGCATCGAAAAATTCGTCAATAGCAAAGGACGCGCGATCATCGGCTGGGACGAAATTCTGGAAGGTGGTTTAGCGCCTAATGCAACCGTAATGAGTTGGCGCGGTACGGCGGGTGGCATTGCGGCTGCGAAGCAGAAACACCCGGTTATCATGACACCCGGCGCAACCTGCTACCTGGATCATTACCAGGGCAATCCGGCAACGGAACCGCTAGCCATTGGTGGTTACCTCCCGCTCGATCAGGTGTATGCCTACGAACCAACACCCGCCGAGTTGTCGCCCGCTGAGCAAAACTACATTCTGGGGGTGCAGGGAAATGTGTGGACCGAGTACATGCCTACGTCCGACCACGTGGAGTACATGGTCTTCCCGCGTGCCCTTGCCCTCGCCGAAATCGCCTGGATACCAAAAGGTCCCCGTAATTTCGAGGATTTTGCGCAGCGGCTCAAGAACCACTTGCCACGCCTGAACACGGTTCCGGTCAATTATGCCAAACGCCTGTTCGATATTACGGCCACTACCCAACCGAACGAGCAGGGACAGATTCAGGTGCGCCTGACCAAACTGGACAGCGACAGCCAGATTTTCTATACAACCAATGGCAAGGAACCTAGCGAACGTACGACCGAATACATTGGGCCAATTACGCTGACCAAAACGACCACGATTCGCGCCATGACGCCTACCGGCGGCAACCTGACGCAAACATTCACCCTGCACAAAGGCAAAAATAAACCCTATACCTACGCTACGGAACTGGGTAATGACAGCGACGCCAAAACCAACAAACTGACGGATGGCGTTCGGGGTGACACGCCACGCAGTCGTCGGGAATGGGCGAATTTTTTCGGGAATATGGACGTCACACTTGACCTTGGCGATGTGACGAGCGTAACGAAAGTCTCGTTGAATTTCCTGAAAGTAATTCTAGATAAGAACTTCCCACCAACCTCCGTGTCCATTGCTATTTCCCGCGACGGCAAGGACTACAAAGAAGCGATTGATCAGCCTATCACCTACGAATTAACCGGACCGTGGGATATTTTGCCCGTCGTCGCTGACTTCAAAACGGCACGGGCACGCTACGTTCGAATTCGGGCCAAAAACGCGGGTGTCTGCCCGGCTGATCATCCCGACGCTGGCCAGAAAACGTATTTTTCGACGGACGAAATAGTAGTCGAATAA
- a CDS encoding dihydrofolate reductase family protein: protein MRKVKLQMQVSLDGFVAGPNGEMDWLVWNWDDELKKYVTELTEPVDCLLLGRVLAEGFIPTWASRAENPETADVSARRMSELPKVVFSKTLTNTDWKNTTLANGDLREDVNALKQRSGGDLMFYGGAGLASYFIQHNLIDEYHLFMNPVALGNGMAIFKNPENRLTLNLVKCQSFSCGIVLLVYEPKRD from the coding sequence ATGAGAAAAGTAAAATTGCAAATGCAGGTGAGTCTGGATGGCTTCGTAGCGGGGCCAAACGGCGAAATGGACTGGCTGGTCTGGAATTGGGATGATGAACTTAAAAAATACGTAACGGAGCTGACTGAACCTGTCGATTGCCTTTTGCTTGGTCGTGTGCTGGCCGAGGGCTTCATTCCTACGTGGGCATCCAGAGCTGAAAATCCGGAGACAGCCGATGTTAGTGCCCGGAGAATGAGCGAGCTACCCAAAGTTGTTTTCTCGAAAACGCTTACCAATACTGACTGGAAAAATACTACACTGGCGAATGGCGACCTTCGGGAAGACGTGAACGCATTGAAACAGCGATCCGGCGGTGATTTAATGTTTTATGGTGGCGCTGGACTAGCATCCTATTTTATCCAGCATAACTTAATTGATGAGTATCACCTTTTTATGAATCCGGTTGCGCTGGGAAATGGAATGGCGATTTTTAAAAATCCGGAGAACAGACTGACTCTGAACCTGGTCAAATGTCAATCGTTTAGCTGCGGCATCGTTCTACTCGTCTACGAGCCAAAACGTGACTGA
- a CDS encoding VOC family protein, producing the protein MATLTPPYLNFNGNCEEAFDFYKSVFGGEFSGIMRFKDGPSDQPVSASEADKLINISLPVGKGGSLMGSEVPSAFGKTILGTNVYVPINAESEEEATKLVNDLSAGGQVMMPLDKTFWGAYFGMFTDKFGVQWMVSYDQQQ; encoded by the coding sequence ATGGCAACGCTAACTCCCCCTTATTTAAATTTTAATGGTAATTGTGAAGAAGCGTTTGACTTCTATAAATCTGTATTTGGTGGCGAATTTTCCGGTATCATGCGCTTCAAAGATGGGCCGTCTGACCAACCCGTTTCAGCAAGTGAAGCCGATAAACTAATCAATATTTCCTTACCTGTTGGCAAAGGCGGTTCACTGATGGGTAGTGAGGTTCCATCGGCGTTTGGCAAGACAATTTTAGGCACGAATGTCTATGTTCCAATCAACGCAGAAAGTGAAGAAGAAGCAACAAAACTAGTCAACGACCTATCGGCTGGTGGGCAGGTAATGATGCCCCTGGATAAAACATTCTGGGGTGCCTACTTCGGAATGTTCACGGATAAATTTGGTGTCCAGTGGATGGTAAGTTACGATCAACAGCAATAG
- a CDS encoding GlxA family transcriptional regulator, with product MKHVSIIVPRGHTSLTNIEGAYQILAEVNDLQVAMGQPPSFVIQLVGLAKETSQRNGLFTINPDALIEDVQKTDLIIIPALFGDQQQAQALNQDLAPWLIKQYNDGAEIASFCVGAFFLASTGLLAGKQCATHWRLANEFRAMFPDVNLVDDKIMTEEDGIYTSGGAYSYLNLLLYLVEKQAGRDIAVLIAKAFMIDIDRTSQSPFIIFQGQKAHEDDSVRKAQEFIETNFQDKITVDQLADLLALGRRSLERRFKSATANTVTEYIQRVKIEVAKKDLENGRKNVNEVMFDVGYSDTKSFRTIFKKVTGLSPIDYRNKYNKEAIALHYN from the coding sequence ATGAAACATGTATCGATTATTGTTCCGCGCGGGCATACCAGCCTGACTAATATTGAAGGTGCCTACCAGATACTCGCCGAAGTGAACGACCTTCAGGTAGCAATGGGGCAGCCTCCTTCGTTTGTCATTCAACTGGTGGGACTGGCTAAGGAAACAAGTCAACGAAACGGGCTTTTTACGATCAATCCGGATGCATTGATTGAGGATGTGCAGAAAACGGACCTGATCATTATTCCCGCTTTATTTGGGGATCAGCAGCAGGCTCAAGCCTTGAATCAGGACCTGGCTCCCTGGCTCATAAAACAGTATAATGACGGAGCCGAGATTGCCAGTTTTTGCGTGGGAGCCTTTTTTCTTGCATCGACGGGCCTATTGGCAGGTAAGCAGTGTGCAACGCACTGGCGGCTTGCCAACGAGTTTAGGGCTATGTTTCCGGACGTGAATCTGGTCGATGATAAGATCATGACCGAAGAAGATGGTATCTATACCAGCGGTGGAGCTTATTCATACCTGAACCTGCTGTTGTATCTGGTCGAGAAGCAGGCTGGCCGTGACATTGCTGTTCTCATCGCTAAAGCATTCATGATCGACATCGACCGAACCAGCCAATCGCCCTTTATTATATTTCAGGGCCAGAAAGCACACGAAGACGATTCTGTGCGAAAAGCGCAGGAGTTTATCGAGACTAATTTTCAGGATAAAATCACCGTCGATCAACTGGCCGATTTATTGGCTCTAGGACGGAGAAGTCTGGAGCGACGGTTCAAGAGTGCTACGGCCAATACGGTAACAGAATACATTCAGCGCGTAAAGATAGAAGTGGCAAAAAAAGACCTGGAAAATGGTCGAAAAAATGTCAACGAAGTTATGTTTGATGTAGGGTATTCGGACACGAAGTCGTTCAGAACAATATTTAAAAAAGTGACCGGATTATCGCCAATTGACTATAGAAATAAATACAATAAAGAAGCTATAGCTTTACATTATAATTAA
- a CDS encoding OsmC family protein yields MATIHIDYLGELRTDCTHLQSGTHINTDAPTDNQGRGEAFSPTDLVANALGTCIITTMAIFARRDGIELKGSELDVTKIMTTQPPRRIARIEVALTIRAEVLPDDDTRAKLEKIAHTCPVAISLHPDIEQAVTIQWEEAVNA; encoded by the coding sequence ATGGCTACGATTCACATTGATTATCTGGGCGAATTACGAACTGACTGCACCCATCTGCAATCGGGTACGCATATCAATACCGATGCACCGACCGACAATCAGGGCCGGGGCGAAGCGTTTTCACCAACCGATCTGGTCGCCAATGCGCTGGGCACCTGTATCATCACAACAATGGCAATTTTTGCCCGGCGCGACGGCATCGAACTGAAAGGCAGCGAGCTGGACGTAACAAAGATAATGACGACCCAACCGCCCCGACGGATTGCCCGCATTGAGGTTGCGTTAACAATCCGGGCTGAAGTCCTTCCCGATGATGACACCCGCGCCAAACTGGAAAAAATAGCACATACCTGCCCGGTAGCGATTAGTCTGCACCCTGATATTGAGCAGGCAGTAACGATCCAATGGGAAGAAGCAGTCAACGCCTAG
- the lipA gene encoding lipoyl synthase → MIELPVIPSEQQRKKRPDWLRVKLPIGPEYAKVRKLVDEHKLHTICESGNCPNMGECWGAGTATFMILGNVCTRSCTFCAVATGRPNEYDTDEPRRVAEAIVLMKVKHAVITSVNRDELKDRGAEIWYQTVRLIKEASPTTTIETLIPDTKGNWESLERMISAGQEVVSHNMETVERLYRRVRPQARYERSLEQIRRTKEYGQRTKSGIMLGLGETQDEVFKAMDDLAVNGLDVLTLGQYLQPTKMHHEVIEWIHPETFAMYKEEGLQRGLKYVESGPLVRSSYHAEKHVNV, encoded by the coding sequence ATGATTGAACTACCCGTAATACCCTCCGAACAACAACGGAAAAAACGTCCCGACTGGCTGCGCGTGAAATTACCAATTGGTCCAGAATACGCCAAAGTCCGTAAACTAGTCGATGAACATAAACTTCATACAATTTGCGAAAGTGGTAACTGTCCTAACATGGGCGAGTGCTGGGGCGCAGGTACGGCTACGTTTATGATTCTGGGGAACGTTTGTACCCGAAGCTGCACGTTTTGCGCCGTGGCAACGGGGCGTCCGAACGAATATGATACCGATGAGCCTCGTCGTGTTGCCGAAGCCATTGTGCTGATGAAGGTTAAACATGCCGTTATCACATCTGTTAACCGGGATGAACTGAAAGATCGGGGTGCCGAAATCTGGTACCAGACAGTACGCCTGATCAAAGAAGCATCGCCAACGACAACCATCGAAACGCTGATTCCTGACACCAAAGGGAACTGGGAATCACTCGAACGAATGATTTCGGCCGGGCAGGAAGTGGTTTCACATAACATGGAAACGGTGGAGCGGCTTTACCGCCGGGTTCGGCCACAGGCTCGCTACGAACGCAGTCTGGAGCAGATTCGCCGGACGAAGGAGTACGGCCAACGTACAAAATCAGGTATTATGCTTGGTTTAGGTGAAACGCAGGATGAAGTTTTCAAAGCCATGGACGATCTGGCCGTGAACGGACTGGATGTGTTGACACTGGGCCAGTACCTGCAACCGACCAAAATGCACCACGAAGTGATCGAGTGGATTCATCCCGAAACCTTTGCGATGTATAAGGAAGAAGGGTTGCAACGGGGTTTGAAATACGTGGAATCGGGTCCGCTGGTCCGGTCTAGTTACCACGCCGAAAAGCACGTGAACGTATAA
- a CDS encoding lycopene cyclase family protein: protein MKKYDFIIAGGGMAGLSLAYYLTQSTLRDRSILILDRDTKDRNDRTWCFWEPNAGPFESIVFRKWDQVSFHGTTHAKPLDMGGYQYKMLRGIDFYDFIQKELAKHPTVERKQATINRIKETPQGGFVIADDEPYIADYVFDSTFALKLDQPENHNLLQHFKGWVISTEKACFDPKMPEIMDFRVEQHGDCRFLYVLPFDEKTALVEFTLFNDKLLTDSEYEADLRQYIDQFLDTGSYQIAETEYGVIPMSDESTQENPTEHIIRIGTSGGFTKPSTGYTFQRTQRYLQGIVTNLAETGKPNRTQSWFKGRFKLYDSIFLNVLEKHRYPADDMFTRLYTDNRPAKVFKFLDEDTRLTEELRIFWNMPWGPFTVAFFDVLRRKMFG, encoded by the coding sequence ATGAAAAAATACGACTTCATCATTGCGGGGGGAGGCATGGCGGGTTTAAGCCTGGCCTATTATCTGACACAATCTACTCTACGTGACCGATCTATATTAATTCTGGACCGTGATACCAAAGATCGCAACGATCGAACGTGGTGTTTCTGGGAACCTAATGCCGGGCCATTCGAGTCGATTGTATTTCGGAAATGGGATCAGGTTAGCTTTCATGGAACAACGCACGCCAAGCCACTGGATATGGGCGGGTATCAGTACAAAATGCTGCGTGGTATTGATTTTTATGACTTTATCCAGAAAGAGCTCGCCAAACACCCGACGGTTGAGCGCAAACAGGCAACAATCAATCGCATTAAAGAGACACCACAGGGCGGGTTTGTGATCGCCGACGATGAACCGTACATCGCCGATTACGTTTTCGACAGCACCTTTGCGTTAAAGCTCGACCAGCCCGAAAACCACAACCTGCTTCAACATTTTAAAGGCTGGGTCATCAGTACCGAAAAAGCCTGTTTCGATCCGAAAATGCCTGAAATCATGGACTTTCGGGTTGAGCAACACGGCGATTGCCGGTTTTTATACGTGTTGCCGTTCGATGAAAAAACGGCGCTGGTGGAGTTTACCCTGTTCAATGACAAACTCCTCACCGACAGTGAATACGAGGCTGATCTGCGTCAATATATCGATCAGTTTCTGGACACCGGTTCGTATCAGATCGCCGAAACGGAATACGGTGTTATTCCCATGTCGGACGAATCGACTCAGGAGAATCCAACTGAACACATCATTCGGATTGGTACGTCAGGTGGGTTTACCAAGCCCTCGACCGGATATACATTTCAACGAACGCAGCGGTACCTGCAAGGGATCGTTACGAATCTGGCCGAGACGGGTAAGCCGAACCGGACGCAATCCTGGTTCAAAGGGCGTTTCAAACTCTACGACAGTATCTTCTTGAACGTACTCGAAAAGCACCGCTACCCTGCCGATGACATGTTCACACGGCTGTATACGGACAATCGACCGGCTAAAGTCTTTAAGTTTCTAGACGAAGATACCCGATTGACGGAAGAGTTGCGCATATTCTGGAACATGCCCTGGGGGCCATTTACGGTGGCGTTTTTCGATGTTTTACGACGAAAAATGTTTGGCTAG
- the metK gene encoding methionine adenosyltransferase: MPYLFTSESVSEGHPDKVADQISDALIDNFLAFDPSSKVACETLVTTGQVVLAGEIKTDTYLDVQKITRDVIRKIGYTKSEYMFEANSCGIFSALHDQSADINQGVDRKSDNQDFESLANAQGAGDQGMMFGYATNETDNYMPLPLDLAHAILREMSNIRNNEVHLMPYLRPDAKSQVTIEYSDDHQPIRIDTIVVSTQHDDFADDATMLAKIKEDIINIVLPRVKAAQKAELQGLFTNDITYYINPTGKFVIGGPHGDTGLTGRKIIVDTYGGKGAHGGGAFSGKDPSKVDRSAAYATRHIAKNLVAAGLCDQVLVQVSYAIGVAQPCGLYVNTYGTAKVELHDGDIARKVEELFDMRPYAIEQRLKLRNPIYSETAAYGHMGRKNEVVTKTFGSNGQTKEVEVELFTWEKLDFVDKVKEAFKL, encoded by the coding sequence ATGCCTTATCTTTTCACTTCCGAGTCTGTTTCTGAGGGACATCCCGATAAAGTCGCTGATCAAATCTCCGACGCACTTATTGATAATTTTCTGGCTTTCGATCCATCCAGTAAAGTAGCCTGTGAAACGTTGGTTACGACAGGACAGGTTGTCCTGGCGGGCGAAATCAAGACTGATACCTATTTAGACGTTCAGAAAATCACGCGCGACGTGATTCGCAAGATTGGCTACACCAAGAGCGAATACATGTTCGAAGCCAATTCCTGCGGTATTTTTTCAGCTCTTCACGATCAATCAGCGGACATCAATCAGGGTGTTGACCGGAAGTCCGATAATCAGGATTTCGAATCACTTGCCAATGCCCAGGGTGCGGGTGATCAGGGGATGATGTTTGGCTATGCAACCAACGAAACGGACAATTACATGCCGTTGCCGCTGGATCTGGCCCATGCCATCCTGCGTGAAATGTCGAACATCCGTAATAACGAAGTTCATTTGATGCCGTATCTGCGGCCGGACGCGAAGTCGCAGGTGACGATTGAATACTCAGACGATCACCAGCCGATTCGGATCGATACGATCGTTGTGTCGACGCAGCATGATGATTTCGCTGACGATGCCACAATGCTGGCTAAAATCAAAGAAGACATCATCAATATCGTGCTTCCCCGGGTTAAAGCTGCTCAGAAAGCGGAGCTACAGGGTTTATTTACGAATGACATCACTTACTATATCAACCCAACGGGTAAGTTTGTCATTGGTGGTCCGCACGGCGACACCGGCCTGACGGGTCGTAAGATCATCGTCGATACGTACGGTGGTAAAGGGGCTCACGGCGGTGGTGCTTTTTCGGGTAAAGATCCGTCGAAGGTAGACCGGTCAGCAGCCTATGCTACTCGCCATATCGCCAAGAATTTAGTCGCGGCTGGGCTTTGCGATCAGGTTCTGGTACAGGTTTCGTACGCCATTGGTGTTGCTCAGCCCTGTGGTCTTTACGTGAACACTTATGGCACGGCCAAAGTAGAGCTGCATGACGGTGATATTGCCCGCAAAGTTGAAGAACTGTTCGACATGCGCCCGTATGCGATTGAACAACGACTTAAACTCCGTAATCCCATCTATTCGGAGACGGCTGCTTACGGACATATGGGCCGTAAAAATGAAGTCGTAACGAAAACGTTTGGATCGAACGGTCAGACAAAAGAAGTTGAAGTTGAACTGTTTACCTGGGAGAAACTTGATTTTGTTGACAAAGTGAAAGAAGCTTTCAAGTTATAA
- the hpf gene encoding ribosome hibernation-promoting factor, HPF/YfiA family, with amino-acid sequence MRLQIHAVRFTADQSLLDFVQAKLNKLDTFHDRIIGAEVFLKLDGADSNKVKEKVVEVRLTIPGKELFVKEHDKSFESATDKVLEVLKDKLVRFKEKRNDIFSPAITEAKSRMSEEEDEVYEPDEL; translated from the coding sequence ATGAGACTACAAATTCACGCTGTGAGGTTCACAGCAGATCAGAGCCTGTTAGACTTTGTCCAGGCTAAACTGAACAAATTAGACACATTCCACGACCGTATCATTGGCGCGGAGGTGTTCCTCAAGTTAGATGGGGCCGACTCGAACAAAGTCAAAGAAAAAGTGGTCGAAGTACGACTCACAATCCCCGGAAAGGAACTGTTCGTGAAAGAACACGACAAAAGTTTCGAGAGCGCAACCGATAAGGTGCTTGAGGTATTGAAAGACAAACTCGTTCGCTTCAAAGAAAAAAGGAACGATATTTTTAGTCCGGCCATCACCGAGGCCAAATCCCGGATGAGCGAAGAAGAAGACGAGGTTTACGAACCCGATGAGTTATAG
- a CDS encoding cytochrome P450 produces the protein METITSPTRPIPVHPGLPLVGNSFEYLRDPLAFLRRLQQQYGHQRMVRISVGGRTTTLMLKPEEAKHVIQENNRNYGRGKSFAILREFLGNGLLTSEGDFWRRQRRLAQPAFHRQKLVVLAETMIDEAVAWVDRLEKSLTDKPVNISAATIDVTLRIVTRTLFGSSLGDQVDGLSSALSNLNHVANNAVINPIRFPRWVPTPDNRAFVDATNRVNNLIFGIINTRRQTSESRDDLLDMLLRATDEETGEGMSDAQLRDEMVTLFTAGHETTATSMAWTLYLLAQHPDVVKRAKTEINATLGQRDRPSTDDLRAMPYLSQIINESMRLYPPAWVMSRLSLGPDRFGDYALEANQGVLISPYVLHHDPASWPDPERFDPDRFAPESGSDRHPYAFLPFGGGPRLCIGNQFALLEMQALLSVLLHRFELRPVLGQKITTQPLITLRPKQAVAIYLA, from the coding sequence ATGGAAACTATCACCTCTCCTACTCGTCCTATTCCGGTACATCCGGGTTTACCCCTGGTGGGCAACTCGTTCGAATACCTGCGCGACCCACTGGCCTTTCTTCGCCGGCTTCAGCAGCAGTATGGCCATCAACGCATGGTTCGCATTAGCGTCGGCGGGCGCACGACAACGTTGATGCTCAAGCCCGAAGAAGCGAAACACGTCATTCAGGAAAATAACCGCAACTATGGCCGAGGTAAGTCATTTGCTATTCTGCGCGAATTTCTAGGCAATGGTCTGCTGACGAGCGAAGGCGATTTCTGGCGTCGTCAGCGTCGGTTGGCGCAACCGGCCTTTCACCGGCAAAAGCTGGTTGTTCTGGCCGAAACAATGATTGACGAAGCCGTAGCCTGGGTCGATCGATTGGAAAAATCGCTGACAGATAAACCGGTAAACATTTCCGCTGCCACCATCGACGTTACGTTAAGAATTGTAACAAGAACTTTATTCGGCAGTAGTTTGGGCGATCAGGTAGATGGTTTGTCCAGTGCCTTGTCGAACTTAAATCACGTCGCCAATAATGCAGTTATCAATCCCATTCGCTTCCCAAGATGGGTCCCCACGCCCGATAACCGAGCGTTTGTCGATGCTACTAACCGGGTCAACAACCTGATTTTCGGTATTATTAACACGAGACGCCAGACCAGCGAGTCCCGCGATGATCTGCTGGATATGCTGCTCCGCGCTACCGACGAAGAAACGGGCGAAGGCATGTCAGACGCGCAGCTTCGCGATGAAATGGTGACGCTGTTCACCGCTGGCCACGAAACGACAGCTACCTCAATGGCTTGGACACTATATCTACTGGCGCAGCATCCCGATGTCGTCAAACGGGCCAAAACCGAGATAAATGCCACGCTCGGCCAGCGCGATCGTCCCTCGACCGATGATTTACGAGCCATGCCCTACCTCTCGCAAATCATCAATGAGTCGATGCGGCTGTACCCGCCAGCCTGGGTCATGAGTCGTCTGTCGCTCGGACCCGACCGGTTCGGTGACTACGCGCTCGAAGCAAATCAGGGTGTACTGATTAGCCCCTATGTACTTCATCACGATCCTGCCAGCTGGCCTGATCCGGAACGATTCGACCCCGATCGGTTCGCTCCTGAATCTGGTAGCGATCGTCATCCATACGCGTTTCTCCCCTTCGGTGGCGGACCACGCTTATGCATCGGGAATCAGTTCGCTCTTCTGGAAATGCAGGCCTTACTGAGCGTCTTGCTCCACCGTTTTGAGTTGCGCCCAGTATTGGGTCAGAAAATAACCACCCAGCCGCTAATTACTCTGCGACCAAAGCAGGCAGTAGCCATTTATTTGGCCTAA